Proteins from a single region of Oscillatoria sp. FACHB-1406:
- the tuf gene encoding elongation factor Tu, translated as MVRATFELTKPHVNIGTIGHVDHGKTTLTAAITMALAAIGRAEAKRYDEIDAAPEEKERGITINTAHVEYETANRHYAHIDCPGHADYVKNMISGAAQMDGAILLVSAADGPMPQTHEHLLLAKQVGVPYLVVFLNKQDLVEDEEWLELVELEMRELLDAYDFSGAETPILAGSAFKALQALVANPKLQRGENSWVDGIYALMDAIDAYIPTPEREIDKPFLMAVEDVFSIAGRGTVATGKIERGTLKPNDKVEIIGSSGSREAVVTDIEMFQKTVAVAPAGFNVGVLLRGIRSNEIDRGMMLAAPGAIAPHTQFIARTYILTAKEGGRHKPLFPGYRPQFYLRTADVTGTIRSLMSQAGDVVEMVKPGDCADMTVELHQAIAIEPGMRFAIREGGRTIGAGIVSQIVA; from the coding sequence ATGGTACGCGCTACCTTTGAACTGACTAAACCTCACGTGAATATTGGCACCATCGGCCATGTAGACCACGGTAAAACGACGCTGACAGCCGCGATTACAATGGCATTAGCAGCGATCGGTCGGGCAGAAGCAAAGCGGTATGATGAGATCGATGCAGCACCCGAAGAAAAAGAACGCGGCATTACTATTAATACAGCCCATGTCGAGTACGAAACTGCCAATCGTCATTACGCACACATCGACTGTCCCGGACACGCGGACTACGTGAAAAATATGATTTCCGGGGCAGCACAGATGGACGGCGCGATTTTGCTGGTTTCTGCTGCTGATGGCCCAATGCCGCAAACGCACGAACATTTGCTTCTTGCCAAGCAGGTTGGCGTTCCTTACCTAGTCGTTTTCCTCAACAAGCAGGATTTGGTGGAGGACGAAGAATGGTTGGAACTGGTGGAGTTGGAGATGCGCGAACTGCTGGATGCTTACGACTTCTCTGGCGCGGAAACTCCCATTCTTGCCGGTTCTGCGTTCAAGGCGCTGCAAGCGCTGGTGGCGAACCCCAAGCTGCAACGAGGCGAAAATAGTTGGGTGGATGGCATCTATGCGTTGATGGATGCTATAGATGCTTACATTCCCACGCCGGAACGCGAAATCGATAAGCCGTTTTTGATGGCAGTGGAGGACGTATTCTCGATCGCGGGACGCGGAACCGTGGCGACGGGTAAAATCGAGCGGGGGACGCTGAAACCGAACGATAAAGTCGAAATTATCGGCTCGAGCGGTTCTCGCGAAGCGGTGGTGACGGACATCGAAATGTTCCAAAAAACCGTGGCAGTCGCACCAGCGGGATTCAATGTCGGCGTGCTGTTGCGGGGGATTCGGAGTAACGAAATCGATCGCGGTATGATGCTGGCGGCTCCCGGCGCGATCGCACCCCATACCCAGTTTATCGCCCGAACGTACATTTTAACCGCCAAAGAAGGCGGCCGTCACAAGCCACTATTTCCCGGCTATCGCCCTCAATTCTACCTTCGTACTGCTGATGTTACCGGAACCATTCGTTCGCTGATGTCGCAAGCAGGGGACGTTGTAGAAATGGTCAAACCGGGAGATTGCGCGGATATGACAGTAGAGTTGCACCAAGCAATCGCTATCGAACCGGGAATGCGCTTTGCCATTCGCGAAGGCGGACGAACCATCGGCGCGGGAATCGTCTCGCAGATTGTCGCCTAA
- a CDS encoding BCD family MFS transporter: protein MTNRDFPSSTAESKPLLPKINLFTMFRLGLFQMGLGIMSLLTLGVLNRIAIDELAVLPFLVAGAIAMHQFVSPARVWFGQMSDAKPILGGHRTGYVWLGAALFTTLSFVALQGVWQVGYSLQATGWSAQTYGWVGVLAFIFALYGLALSASSTPFAALLVDVSDEDNRSQLVGVVWSMLMVGIVIGAIVSGTLLQQPEICGAAIISYDPTQTGKVADIPTLQAKINPVFTLMPAIVFGLCLLATFGVEKRYSRYTSRSSIVAREDQITLGRALRVLTASRQTGLFFGFLLILTISIFMQDSILEPYGGEVFGMCIAETTKLNVPFGMGTLIGISSTGFLLLPRLGKKKTTKIGCLAAAVCFGLIIMAGFARNPGLLKTGLFLFGLSSGMITAGATSLMLDLTAAETAGTFIGAWGLAQAMARGLATLLGGLVLNLGKVAFDSPVLAYSSVFFLQAVGMIVAIWALSFVNIREFQENAKAAIAAVMEGELD, encoded by the coding sequence ATGACCAATCGAGATTTTCCCTCCTCTACCGCCGAATCAAAACCGTTACTCCCCAAAATTAACCTCTTTACCATGTTCCGTTTGGGACTGTTCCAAATGGGGTTGGGGATTATGTCTCTCCTGACTTTAGGCGTTCTCAACCGGATTGCGATTGACGAGTTAGCCGTGCTGCCTTTCCTGGTTGCAGGCGCGATCGCTATGCACCAATTCGTCTCTCCGGCGCGCGTATGGTTCGGGCAGATGTCAGATGCAAAACCGATTTTGGGCGGGCATCGTACCGGCTATGTTTGGCTGGGTGCTGCCTTATTCACGACCTTATCCTTTGTCGCACTGCAAGGCGTATGGCAAGTCGGATATAGCTTACAAGCAACGGGTTGGAGCGCGCAAACTTACGGATGGGTAGGGGTACTCGCTTTTATTTTCGCGCTGTACGGTTTGGCGCTGAGTGCTAGTTCTACGCCTTTTGCGGCTTTGCTTGTCGATGTTTCCGATGAAGATAACCGATCGCAACTCGTGGGTGTAGTCTGGTCGATGTTGATGGTGGGGATTGTCATCGGTGCGATTGTCAGCGGTACACTGCTTCAACAACCGGAAATCTGCGGCGCGGCGATTATTTCTTACGACCCGACGCAAACGGGTAAAGTAGCAGATATTCCAACTTTACAAGCGAAAATTAACCCCGTCTTTACTTTAATGCCCGCGATCGTTTTTGGACTTTGTTTGCTGGCAACTTTTGGCGTAGAAAAGCGCTATTCTCGTTATACCTCCCGCTCTTCTATTGTCGCTCGCGAAGACCAAATCACGCTCGGACGAGCCTTGCGCGTTCTCACTGCCAGCCGACAAACGGGGTTATTCTTCGGATTTCTCCTGATTTTAACCATCAGTATTTTCATGCAGGATTCGATCTTAGAACCCTACGGCGGCGAAGTGTTTGGGATGTGTATCGCGGAAACGACAAAACTCAACGTTCCCTTTGGAATGGGGACATTAATCGGGATTTCTAGTACCGGATTTTTGCTGCTGCCGCGTTTGGGAAAAAAGAAAACGACGAAAATCGGCTGTTTGGCAGCGGCGGTTTGTTTTGGCTTAATTATTATGGCGGGTTTTGCCCGGAATCCCGGTTTGTTGAAAACAGGTTTATTCTTATTCGGACTCTCTTCGGGGATGATTACGGCGGGGGCTACCAGTTTGATGCTAGATTTAACCGCAGCAGAAACGGCAGGAACGTTTATTGGGGCATGGGGTTTGGCGCAGGCAATGGCGCGCGGACTAGCGACGCTTCTCGGCGGTTTGGTATTGAATCTCGGTAAGGTTGCGTTTGATTCGCCGGTACTGGCTTACAGTAGCGTCTTCTTCCTGCAAGCGGTTGGTATGATCGTTGCGATTTGGGCTTTAAGTTTTGTGAATATCCGCGAGTTTCAGGAAAATGCGAAGGCTGCGATCGCGGCAGTAATGGAAGGAGAGTTAGATTAA